One genomic segment of Rivularia sp. PCC 7116 includes these proteins:
- a CDS encoding geranylgeranyl reductase family protein, with product MYDCIIVGAGPAGGTAAYHLAKQGRSVLVLERESLPRYKPCGGGVSPAIAKWFDFDFSPAISEKVDTIKFTWKKGDPVETKIQTIEPVWMVQRDVFDHFLVQQAQKQGAELKDSTEVKSIDFKGDYWEVNTANGTFSARYLIAADGASGPMAKWLGFKEPKRRFAAALEAPTASGQDKSKIQFEFGTIKNGYIWSFPKGDGVSIGATTFLGGEPGNFTKIFKDCSSMFGIDINACKEYTHPICVWNGNKTLHTQNAVLAGEAACVVDPMTAEGIRPSIFSGMKAAEAINKAIGGDPNALEKYTEVMNEEWGADMAWAQKLAGAFYRFPGVGYKAGVKRPTGSQIMGQILCGQLRYGDVVGRALKRLVPFG from the coding sequence ATGTACGATTGCATTATCGTTGGCGCGGGTCCTGCTGGTGGAACAGCTGCGTATCATTTAGCAAAACAGGGACGTTCGGTACTCGTTTTAGAAAGAGAATCTCTACCAAGATATAAGCCTTGCGGTGGTGGAGTATCCCCCGCGATCGCCAAATGGTTTGACTTCGATTTTAGTCCGGCAATTTCGGAGAAGGTAGACACCATTAAGTTTACTTGGAAAAAGGGAGACCCTGTAGAAACAAAGATTCAGACCATAGAACCAGTATGGATGGTACAGCGAGATGTTTTTGACCATTTTTTAGTTCAGCAAGCTCAGAAACAAGGTGCCGAACTCAAGGATAGTACTGAAGTAAAATCTATTGATTTTAAAGGCGACTACTGGGAAGTTAATACAGCAAATGGTACTTTTAGTGCACGTTACCTGATTGCAGCAGATGGCGCGAGTGGCCCGATGGCAAAATGGTTGGGTTTCAAAGAACCCAAGCGTCGTTTTGCCGCAGCTTTGGAAGCACCCACCGCATCGGGACAAGATAAATCTAAGATTCAGTTTGAATTTGGAACGATAAAAAACGGTTATATCTGGAGCTTCCCCAAAGGTGATGGTGTATCTATCGGTGCTACAACCTTCCTTGGTGGAGAACCTGGTAACTTCACGAAAATTTTTAAGGATTGCAGCTCTATGTTTGGCATTGATATCAATGCTTGCAAAGAATATACCCACCCTATATGTGTATGGAATGGAAATAAAACACTGCATACTCAAAACGCAGTTTTAGCTGGAGAAGCAGCTTGTGTAGTTGACCCCATGACAGCAGAAGGTATTCGTCCCTCGATTTTTAGCGGTATGAAAGCTGCTGAAGCTATTAATAAGGCTATTGGTGGTGATCCTAACGCTTTGGAAAAATATACCGAAGTAATGAATGAAGAATGGGGCGCTGATATGGCTTGGGCGCAGAAGCTGGCAGGAGCATTTTACCGCTTCCCAGGTGTTGGTTACAAAGCAGGTGTAAAACGTCCGACTGGTAGCCAGATTATGGGTCAAATTTTATGCGGGCAATTGCGTTACGGTGATGTTGTAGGTCGCGCCCTCAAGCGTTTGGTTCCCTTTGGCTAA
- a CDS encoding AbrB family transcriptional regulator has product MSETATAPLTGKTLLAKVKELSNLPRRERAKQCGYYTTTKNGQVRVNLTDFYDALLSARGIPLSPETPKDGRGREPTYRVSVHQNGQIVIGATYTKAMGLKSGDEFEIKLGYKHIHLIQVDGASQTDEDSDEDLEEEE; this is encoded by the coding sequence ATGAGTGAAACAGCAACAGCGCCATTAACAGGAAAAACACTGCTTGCAAAAGTCAAAGAACTATCTAATTTACCAAGGCGAGAAAGAGCAAAGCAGTGCGGTTATTACACTACTACTAAGAATGGTCAGGTACGAGTAAATCTGACAGATTTTTACGATGCTTTGTTATCGGCTAGGGGAATACCCTTGAGTCCTGAAACACCAAAAGATGGTCGAGGACGCGAACCGACATATAGAGTTAGCGTTCATCAAAACGGTCAAATTGTTATTGGTGCTACATATACCAAAGCAATGGGTTTAAAATCTGGTGATGAGTTTGAAATTAAATTGGGATACAAACACATTCACCTAATTCAAGTTGACGGAGCAAGTCAAACAGATGAAGATTCTGATGAAGATTTAGAAGAAGAAGAGTAA
- a CDS encoding RimK/LysX family protein, translating to MKSKFSLHMTYAAKRVCPVLFISLLFGAGCSIQQTQGVSLNSADMKTVGWIENGTISGIDKDIKFKLDTGAKTSSINAEILEKPDDESESGGMIKFRYTNTEGVTKVFERPVERWVRIKGESRRAVVKMKFCVAGRWIEEEVNLADRDDYNYSVLIGRNMLKKGKFAVNSAESFTAKPNCQSGEKESES from the coding sequence ATGAAAAGTAAATTTAGCCTGCATATGACCTATGCAGCTAAAAGGGTTTGTCCTGTATTATTTATAAGTTTGCTCTTTGGCGCGGGTTGTAGCATACAACAAACTCAGGGAGTCAGTTTAAATTCAGCAGATATGAAAACCGTTGGCTGGATAGAAAATGGTACGATTTCTGGCATAGATAAAGACATAAAATTTAAGCTAGATACCGGTGCTAAAACAAGTTCAATTAATGCCGAAATTTTAGAAAAGCCAGATGATGAATCGGAATCTGGTGGCATGATTAAATTTAGATACACCAATACAGAAGGAGTAACAAAAGTTTTTGAACGTCCTGTAGAAAGATGGGTTCGCATTAAAGGTGAAAGTCGTCGTGCGGTAGTGAAAATGAAATTTTGTGTCGCAGGTAGATGGATTGAAGAAGAAGTCAACCTTGCCGATAGAGATGACTACAATTATTCGGTTCTTATCGGGCGCAATATGCTGAAAAAAGGTAAATTTGCCGTCAACTCTGCTGAAAGTTTTACTGCAAAGCCAAATTGTCAGTCAGGGGAGAAAGAAAGTGAATCGTAA
- a CDS encoding UUP1 family membrane protein, whose amino-acid sequence MNRNFHALILALFLAAISLAIFFHKVFATDVPLLPNQAYQNWYVEAKLSVNSEGRVLDSENALPSEIELQLPQTSPGYKIISEDFINDSYTRQVKELKNSSNRVAVFSNKNAKGSEAIFYRAIIDKTDLAKNNSKSDSEPVSITGEKFVEQQLSNFDKDNAVVEDNLKENFPVAEIESIFREARDSNNNTLDFAKQIYQLALNPDDIRIRTIQRTLKIDDSTSELAAFLLKQAKIPVRVGNGILFNNEEVYSTDFVQWLEVETDRGWLAYDSIDGNFGTQNRYLTWWYGTDGALSAKGSGDVNLEVVVRPNTDKGISQALWEKQKAKNPFLEYSLLNLPLATQRVFRVLVLVPIGALIISVLHQMVGLQTFGTFTPILIALAFRETGLIVGIPLFILVVIIGLLIRAYLDKLQLLIVPRLAAILTATVLTIGILAIILQRFGINLGLSISLFPIVILAMLIERAALSWEEAGAKETIIAGLGTVLIAVIGYLCVINPYVQHLAFTFPELLLLVLGINILVGRYNGYKLTEYFRFKSMQKQLSQS is encoded by the coding sequence GTGAATCGTAATTTTCATGCTTTGATATTAGCTTTGTTTTTAGCCGCTATTAGCTTAGCGATTTTTTTTCATAAAGTGTTTGCTACTGATGTTCCACTATTACCAAACCAAGCTTATCAGAATTGGTATGTTGAAGCTAAGTTATCAGTAAATTCTGAAGGCAGAGTATTAGATTCTGAAAACGCATTACCTAGTGAAATAGAGCTACAGCTTCCTCAAACATCTCCCGGCTACAAAATTATCAGTGAAGATTTTATCAATGATAGTTATACTCGCCAAGTTAAAGAGCTTAAGAATTCATCAAATAGAGTTGCTGTATTTTCAAATAAGAATGCTAAAGGAAGCGAAGCTATCTTTTATCGAGCAATTATTGATAAAACTGATTTAGCTAAAAATAATTCAAAATCTGATAGCGAGCCAGTTTCCATCACGGGAGAGAAATTTGTTGAGCAGCAGCTTAGTAACTTTGATAAAGATAACGCTGTAGTTGAAGATAATTTAAAAGAGAATTTTCCGGTTGCGGAAATAGAATCAATTTTTAGAGAAGCAAGAGATTCAAATAATAATACTTTAGATTTCGCCAAACAAATTTATCAATTAGCGCTTAATCCCGATGATATCAGGATTAGGACTATTCAAAGAACATTAAAGATTGATGATTCTACCTCAGAGTTGGCAGCATTTTTATTAAAACAAGCAAAAATTCCGGTACGAGTTGGTAACGGTATTTTATTCAACAATGAAGAAGTTTATTCAACTGATTTTGTTCAATGGTTGGAAGTAGAAACTGATAGAGGTTGGCTTGCTTACGATAGTATCGACGGTAATTTTGGAACTCAAAATAGATATTTAACTTGGTGGTACGGTACCGATGGCGCTTTAAGTGCAAAAGGTTCGGGAGATGTCAATTTAGAAGTAGTAGTTAGACCAAATACCGACAAAGGAATTAGTCAAGCACTTTGGGAAAAACAAAAAGCTAAAAATCCCTTTTTAGAATATTCCTTGTTAAATTTACCTTTAGCTACACAAAGAGTATTTAGAGTACTGGTATTAGTTCCGATTGGTGCTTTAATTATTTCGGTTTTGCATCAAATGGTCGGATTGCAAACTTTTGGAACATTTACACCAATACTAATAGCCCTTGCATTTAGAGAAACTGGGCTGATAGTTGGCATACCTTTGTTTATTTTAGTTGTAATTATTGGCTTATTAATTCGTGCCTATTTAGATAAACTACAGCTACTAATTGTACCCAGGTTAGCCGCTATTTTGACCGCAACAGTTTTAACAATTGGAATATTAGCAATTATTTTGCAAAGGTTCGGTATCAATTTGGGGCTATCGATTTCCTTGTTCCCGATTGTTATCCTTGCCATGCTTATAGAAAGGGCTGCTTTGAGTTGGGAAGAAGCAGGAGCAAAAGAAACAATCATAGCCGGACTTGGTACAGTTTTGATTGCAGTTATCGGTTATTTGTGTGTAATTAATCCCTACGTCCAACATTTAGCATTTACTTTTCCAGAACTGTTGTTGTTAGTTTTAGGAATTAATATTCTCGTCGGACGTTATAACGGCTATAAGCTGACTGAATATTTCCGATTTAAATCAATGCAAAAGCAGTTGAGTCAATCTTAA
- a CDS encoding ABC transporter substrate-binding protein, whose protein sequence is MNKKLFSFLGIFLALTLLIGILDNVFLSNISTSSDIITIKLSGWGASSVEQKLLKQLLQDFEIEHPNIRVKYEVINDQYMDVIKTRLVGEAAPDIFYLDALEAPFLISQNVLEPLDSYIKPEFDLNDFEPTLLKSFKYKNQIYGLPKDYSTLALFYNKETFSKKGFTNPPQTWKELRNYSQKLTEDSNEDGRIDKYGFGETPELARQAYKIQAFDGKIIDKNCGYAAFASPEALKGLRLAVEQYQQEKTSAQKTDVGTNSGSEMFAQRKVAMVIEGNWAIPYLKETFPNLDFGTAEVPKINNKKGTMVFTVAYVMNKKATHKAEAWKLISYLTGKKGMEKWTQSGFALPSRKSVAKKLEYDKDDLRSAFIAGVDYAMPWQIGKYPAPIVNNFENQFTSAMLGQQDLEKAMNKAQRQANKQIKMMEY, encoded by the coding sequence ATGAACAAAAAACTATTTAGCTTTTTAGGAATCTTTCTGGCATTAACCTTGCTAATAGGCATTTTAGATAATGTATTCTTATCAAATATTTCAACGTCATCAGATATAATTACTATTAAACTTAGTGGCTGGGGAGCTAGTTCGGTTGAGCAAAAGTTATTAAAACAATTGCTACAAGATTTTGAAATAGAGCATCCAAATATAAGAGTTAAATATGAGGTTATTAATGACCAATATATGGATGTAATAAAAACTCGGTTAGTAGGGGAAGCTGCACCGGATATATTCTACCTAGATGCTCTGGAAGCGCCTTTTTTAATCAGCCAAAATGTACTAGAACCTCTAGATAGTTATATAAAACCTGAATTTGATTTAAATGATTTTGAACCAACTCTGTTAAAAAGCTTTAAATACAAAAACCAAATTTACGGACTTCCGAAAGATTACTCAACTTTGGCTCTGTTTTATAACAAAGAAACTTTCAGTAAAAAAGGTTTTACGAATCCTCCTCAAACTTGGAAAGAATTACGTAATTACTCCCAGAAGCTAACAGAAGACAGCAACGAAGACGGCAGAATAGATAAATATGGCTTTGGAGAAACGCCAGAGTTAGCCAGACAAGCTTATAAAATCCAAGCCTTTGACGGAAAAATCATCGATAAAAATTGCGGTTATGCAGCTTTTGCTTCCCCTGAAGCTTTGAAAGGATTGCGATTAGCTGTTGAACAATATCAACAAGAAAAAACTTCTGCACAAAAAACAGACGTAGGGACAAATTCTGGAAGCGAAATGTTCGCACAACGTAAAGTTGCAATGGTTATAGAAGGTAACTGGGCAATTCCTTATTTGAAGGAAACTTTTCCCAATTTAGACTTTGGTACCGCAGAAGTACCAAAGATAAATAATAAAAAAGGCACAATGGTATTTACCGTTGCTTACGTAATGAATAAAAAAGCAACGCATAAAGCAGAAGCTTGGAAATTAATTTCTTACCTTACAGGCAAAAAGGGTATGGAAAAATGGACTCAAAGTGGTTTTGCCTTACCGAGTAGAAAATCAGTAGCCAAAAAACTAGAGTACGACAAAGATGATTTACGCTCGGCATTTATAGCAGGAGTTGATTACGCGATGCCGTGGCAAATTGGAAAATATCCGGCACCGATTGTAAACAATTTTGAAAATCAATTTACCAGCGCTATGTTAGGACAGCAAGATTTAGAAAAGGCTATGAATAAGGCTCAAAGACAAGCGAACAAGCAAATTAAAATGATGGAATATTAG
- a CDS encoding succinate dehydrogenase/fumarate reductase iron-sulfur subunit → MKVNFKVIRQNPKISPTVQTYLLEVEEGNTILDCLNQIKWEQDGTLAFRKNCRNTICGSCAIRINGRSALACKENVGSEIARFTSHISQENRENSIPEITIAPLGNMPVLKDLIVDMKGFWNNLETVSPYVSTAARKVPEREFLQTPEEREQLEETGNCIMCGACYSECNALEVNPDFVGPHALAKAYRMVEDKRDDETEIRLEKYNEGTKGVWGCTRCYYCNSVCPMEVAPLDKISKIKQSLLEKKEASDSRSIRHRKVLIDLVKEGGWIDERQFGLQVVGNSFKDIKGLLSIAPLGLRMISKSKFPLNFEPSEGVKQVRSLMEAVEREKVSQGNEE, encoded by the coding sequence ATGAAAGTTAATTTTAAAGTTATTCGACAAAATCCGAAAATATCTCCTACTGTTCAAACTTATCTTTTGGAGGTCGAAGAGGGCAATACAATCCTCGATTGTCTAAATCAAATTAAATGGGAGCAAGATGGGACTTTAGCATTTCGTAAAAATTGCCGCAATACAATTTGTGGTAGTTGTGCTATTCGGATTAACGGGCGCTCAGCTTTAGCTTGTAAAGAAAATGTTGGCAGCGAAATTGCTCGATTTACATCACATATATCCCAGGAGAATAGAGAAAATTCGATTCCAGAAATTACTATTGCCCCATTGGGTAATATGCCTGTACTAAAAGATTTGATTGTTGACATGAAGGGTTTCTGGAACAACTTAGAAACTGTTTCACCATATGTCAGTACTGCTGCCAGAAAAGTGCCGGAGCGAGAATTTTTACAAACACCAGAAGAAAGAGAGCAGCTTGAAGAAACTGGTAATTGTATTATGTGTGGTGCTTGTTATTCTGAGTGCAATGCATTGGAAGTAAATCCGGATTTTGTCGGTCCCCATGCCCTTGCTAAAGCTTATCGAATGGTAGAAGATAAGCGCGATGATGAAACTGAAATTCGTTTAGAGAAATACAACGAAGGTACTAAAGGAGTTTGGGGCTGCACCCGTTGTTATTATTGCAACAGTGTTTGTCCTATGGAAGTTGCACCTTTAGATAAAATTAGCAAAATCAAGCAGTCTCTTTTGGAAAAGAAAGAAGCAAGTGATAGTCGTTCGATTCGTCATCGTAAGGTATTGATAGATTTGGTAAAAGAAGGTGGATGGATTGATGAGAGACAATTTGGTTTGCAGGTTGTTGGTAATTCTTTTAAAGACATCAAGGGTTTATTAAGTATTGCTCCTCTTGGCTTGCGAATGATAAGTAAGAGTAAATTTCCTTTGAATTTTGAACCTTCTGAAGGAGTAAAGCAGGTTCGTTCTTTGATGGAAGCTGTTGAACGAGAAAAAGTTAGTCAAGGGAACGAAGAATAG
- a CDS encoding threo-3-hydroxy-L-aspartate ammonia-lyase, with the protein MTSRDKLIRIADIRAAAKRLEGIAHRTPVLTSTTVNQITKSQVFFKCENFQRTGSFKFRGAYNSLSQLSESQKQKGVLTFSSGNHAQGIALAGKLLNIPTTVVMPANAPAVKQTATRGYGAQVILYNPKEITREELALSLAQEKDLKIIPPFDHPHIIAGQGTTALELIQEIGELDLLLVCCGGGGLISGCSMITKALLPNCRIIGVEPAQADDATRSFYSKTLQIVHNPDTIADGARTPSLGKITFPLVLEYVDDIVTVSEQAIIRTMLFIWQRLKIVAEPTGVLAAAALLEGVVKNPGAKIGVIISGGNVDLANLEKLFSQI; encoded by the coding sequence ATGACTTCTCGGGACAAATTAATCAGAATCGCTGATATTAGGGCAGCAGCAAAACGTCTTGAGGGAATTGCTCATCGCACCCCAGTTTTAACTTCGACAACGGTAAATCAAATTACAAAAAGTCAAGTATTTTTCAAATGCGAAAACTTCCAGCGCACGGGTTCTTTTAAATTTCGCGGTGCATACAATTCGCTTTCACAACTATCAGAATCACAAAAACAAAAAGGTGTGCTGACTTTTTCATCGGGAAATCATGCTCAAGGAATTGCACTTGCGGGAAAATTACTTAACATTCCTACCACGGTTGTGATGCCAGCAAATGCCCCCGCAGTCAAACAAACTGCAACTCGCGGTTATGGTGCCCAAGTGATTTTGTATAATCCCAAGGAAATTACTAGAGAAGAATTAGCGCTTTCTCTAGCACAAGAAAAAGATTTAAAAATTATTCCTCCTTTCGATCATCCTCATATAATTGCGGGACAAGGAACAACTGCTTTAGAACTAATTCAAGAAATCGGAGAACTAGATTTATTATTGGTTTGCTGCGGTGGTGGTGGATTAATTTCCGGTTGTTCTATGATTACCAAAGCGCTTTTACCAAATTGTCGCATCATTGGAGTAGAACCCGCACAAGCTGATGATGCTACTCGCTCTTTTTACTCTAAAACTCTGCAAATTGTCCATAATCCAGATACTATTGCTGATGGTGCGAGAACTCCAAGTTTAGGAAAAATAACTTTTCCCTTAGTATTGGAATATGTAGACGATATAGTAACAGTATCGGAACAAGCAATTATTCGCACCATGTTATTTATTTGGCAGAGGTTAAAAATAGTAGCTGAGCCTACGGGAGTTTTGGCAGCAGCAGCTTTGTTGGAAGGTGTAGTCAAAAACCCTGGTGCGAAAATTGGTGTAATTATTAGTGGTGGGAATGTTGATTTGGCTAACCTAGAGAAGTTGTTTTCTCAGATTTAA
- a CDS encoding MFS transporter, with the protein MQSVQVNTAVLKVPESHQSAVLPSVLPLTENNLESQSKRISKSAIRKSLKASTADGVFAAVFDITTTGILLSNFLIELGATPVQIGMLSSIPMLVNLLQPLGAYFSERTDSRHSYCLWTHGAARFVWLFLAIAIGTASWGWGDLHNHQLVVLTLLIILASHVLTALGSASWLSWMAMLVPRQLRGRYFGLRNSVSSFTKLLYVPLAGLIVSLCPGGAIRGYGLVLLLGLVAGAASLACQFLKADINPQSHNYSEIKSFSRNEASDNSDNTEEDSTKAVSPTSEIANQNFSQSPSMWKDSNFLIFLAYFSLWMFAFNLSTPFFNLYMLDTLDLDVSWVTVYGSFQAGAGMLMLIFWGKLADKVGNRAILFLVGILVAVIPLLWVGIGVDSLSIWLWLPLLHILIGGSTAAIELCSNNIQISIAPVRMQSVYFATAAAVAGASGAIGTTIGGFLAENAFLGGLPGLFMMSVGFRLIALVPLLFVQEARRQSLSKMFQSFRKLQLTVSSNQ; encoded by the coding sequence ATGCAATCTGTTCAGGTTAATACTGCTGTTCTTAAAGTTCCAGAAAGCCACCAGAGTGCTGTTTTGCCGTCAGTGCTCCCGCTAACTGAAAATAATCTTGAATCTCAAAGTAAAAGAATTTCTAAAAGTGCTATTCGCAAAAGCCTGAAAGCTTCCACGGCGGATGGAGTGTTTGCGGCAGTTTTTGATATTACTACCACTGGAATTCTGTTAAGTAATTTTTTAATAGAGTTAGGTGCAACTCCAGTACAAATTGGGATGCTTTCTTCTATCCCCATGCTGGTGAATCTTTTGCAGCCTTTAGGTGCTTATTTTTCCGAACGTACTGATAGTAGGCACAGCTATTGTCTTTGGACTCATGGTGCTGCTAGATTTGTATGGCTATTTTTGGCGATCGCTATTGGTACAGCAAGTTGGGGCTGGGGAGATTTGCACAATCACCAGTTGGTTGTTTTAACATTATTAATAATTTTGGCGAGTCACGTACTAACAGCATTAGGAAGTGCGTCGTGGCTGAGTTGGATGGCGATGCTGGTTCCCCGACAGTTACGCGGCAGATATTTCGGTTTAAGAAATAGTGTTTCCAGTTTTACAAAATTACTTTACGTACCCTTAGCTGGTTTGATAGTAAGTCTTTGCCCTGGTGGTGCGATACGAGGTTACGGATTAGTTTTACTTTTGGGTTTAGTAGCCGGTGCGGCGAGTCTTGCTTGTCAGTTTTTGAAAGCAGATATTAATCCCCAGTCTCATAATTATTCAGAAATAAAAAGTTTTAGTAGAAACGAAGCTTCAGATAATTCAGATAATACAGAAGAAGATAGTACTAAAGCAGTTTCTCCAACTTCAGAAATTGCAAACCAGAATTTCAGTCAGTCTCCCAGCATGTGGAAAGACTCTAATTTTTTAATATTCTTGGCTTACTTCAGCTTATGGATGTTTGCTTTTAACCTTAGCACGCCATTTTTCAACCTTTATATGCTTGATACCCTTGACTTAGATGTTAGTTGGGTAACGGTTTACGGCAGTTTTCAAGCCGGTGCTGGAATGTTGATGCTGATTTTTTGGGGAAAGTTAGCAGATAAAGTTGGAAATCGAGCCATCTTATTTTTAGTAGGAATATTAGTTGCGGTAATTCCACTTTTATGGGTAGGAATAGGCGTAGATTCTTTGAGTATTTGGTTGTGGCTGCCTTTGCTACATATTCTTATCGGAGGCTCTACCGCAGCAATTGAATTATGCAGCAACAATATACAAATAAGCATTGCTCCTGTAAGAATGCAGTCTGTTTATTTTGCAACCGCAGCAGCTGTAGCTGGTGCTAGCGGTGCAATTGGCACAACAATCGGCGGTTTTCTGGCAGAAAATGCTTTTTTAGGAGGATTACCGGGTTTATTCATGATGTCTGTAGGTTTCCGGCTAATCGCTCTTGTTCCACTGCTATTTGTTCAAGAAGCCCGGAGACAATCTTTAAGTAAAATGTTTCAGAGTTTTCGGAAATTACAGTTAACAGTTAGCAGCAATCAGTAA
- a CDS encoding CPBP family intramembrane glutamic endopeptidase yields the protein MFFSFISTDLFEYLGSNSIFHWENTPALIIAIAFFVAWIVFWLPVAFILTKLLHWTPNEPLQPQQKIALVTSLYLLAPLILFLTNLLIDESFANYGWVANFSILYSLFLGFFWGVASLAFIFGCQLYLGLCKLKLSNLKSVSSTLFSVLLIALLVGGVEELVFRGFLFTQLEEVYSVWIAAIISSLIFALLHLVWEQKETTPQLPGLFLMGIVLVLARFADAGSLGIAWGLHAGWVWCIASIDTLGLIDYTGKSSEWITGKNQKPLAGVAGVLCMGITAVALYLVMSKFSIV from the coding sequence GTGTTCTTTTCGTTTATTTCGACCGATTTATTTGAATATTTGGGCAGTAATTCAATTTTTCACTGGGAAAATACACCCGCTTTAATTATTGCGATCGCTTTTTTTGTTGCTTGGATAGTATTTTGGTTGCCAGTAGCGTTTATTTTGACAAAACTGTTGCATTGGACACCAAATGAACCTTTGCAACCGCAGCAAAAAATCGCTTTAGTAACTTCTCTTTATTTATTAGCTCCTCTAATCCTATTCTTGACTAATTTGCTAATCGATGAATCTTTTGCAAATTATGGGTGGGTAGCAAATTTTTCAATTCTATACTCGCTCTTTTTAGGGTTCTTTTGGGGTGTCGCAAGCTTAGCTTTTATATTTGGTTGCCAGCTATATTTGGGTTTGTGTAAGTTAAAACTTTCTAATTTAAAGTCCGTTTCATCTACATTATTTTCTGTATTATTAATCGCTTTATTAGTAGGTGGTGTTGAAGAACTAGTATTTCGAGGTTTTCTTTTCACTCAACTCGAAGAAGTTTATTCAGTTTGGATAGCTGCAATCATCTCCAGCTTAATTTTCGCATTGCTGCATTTAGTTTGGGAACAAAAGGAAACAACTCCCCAACTCCCAGGATTATTTTTAATGGGAATAGTTTTAGTCTTAGCAAGGTTTGCCGATGCTGGCAGCTTGGGGATAGCTTGGGGACTACATGCGGGGTGGGTGTGGTGTATAGCGAGTATTGATACACTTGGCTTGATTGATTACACTGGTAAGTCATCTGAATGGATAACAGGTAAAAATCAAAAACCTTTAGCAGGTGTTGCGGGGGTATTGTGCATGGGAATAACCGCAGTTGCTTTATATTTAGTTATGAGTAAGTTTAGTATCGTTTAA
- a CDS encoding alpha-L-glutamate ligase-like protein — protein MFPFTLIQEGVLGINARNVDYLFPSNPRHLYKLADNKLETKRIAEELNVPIPETYGVIRFQNEVGKLSEIIDGHDSFVVKPAQGSGGDGIEAITEVTDDGFKKPSGKILSKSDLQYHIHNILGGMFSLGGLSDKTIIEYAVKFDPVFDEIAYQGVPDVRVIVYQGVPVMGMLRLPTKASDGKANLHRGGLGLGIDLSSGKTLTAIQNNRYIEKHPDTDATLRDRQIPHWDTILDMAAKLCEKTEFGYLGIDVVLDEEKGPLLLEINARPGLSIQIANQEGLIPRLKTIDSNVDKLSGIEEKITFAKDKFEASR, from the coding sequence ATGTTTCCATTTACATTAATACAGGAAGGAGTTCTAGGAATCAACGCTCGTAATGTTGATTATCTTTTTCCTAGTAATCCCCGTCATCTTTATAAATTGGCAGATAATAAATTAGAAACAAAGAGAATTGCTGAGGAACTTAATGTACCTATTCCAGAAACATACGGTGTAATTAGGTTTCAAAATGAAGTAGGAAAGCTATCAGAAATTATTGATGGACATGATTCCTTCGTTGTCAAACCCGCCCAAGGTAGCGGTGGTGATGGAATTGAAGCAATTACCGAAGTTACCGATGATGGTTTTAAAAAGCCTAGCGGTAAGATTCTCTCCAAATCTGATTTGCAATATCACATTCATAATATCCTTGGTGGAATGTTCTCGCTCGGAGGATTAAGCGATAAAACGATTATCGAATATGCAGTAAAGTTCGATCCAGTATTCGATGAAATTGCTTATCAAGGTGTTCCGGATGTGCGCGTAATTGTTTATCAAGGTGTTCCCGTGATGGGAATGCTGCGTTTACCAACCAAAGCTTCTGATGGTAAAGCCAATTTACATAGAGGTGGTTTGGGCTTGGGTATCGATCTTAGTTCGGGGAAAACACTCACAGCGATACAAAATAACCGCTACATAGAAAAGCATCCCGATACAGACGCAACCTTACGCGATCGCCAAATTCCTCATTGGGATACTATTTTGGATATGGCTGCAAAGCTATGCGAGAAAACTGAGTTTGGTTATCTCGGTATTGATGTAGTTTTAGATGAAGAAAAAGGTCCGTTGTTGTTAGAAATTAACGCTCGTCCAGGACTTTCTATACAAATCGCCAATCAAGAAGGACTGATTCCGCGATTAAAAACTATTGATTCAAATGTAGATAAACTTTCTGGAATTGAAGAGAAGATTACTTTTGCAAAAGATAAATTTGAGGCAAGTAGGTAA